A region from the Cryptomeria japonica unplaced genomic scaffold, Sugi_1.0 HiC_scaffold_95, whole genome shotgun sequence genome encodes:
- the LOC131864837 gene encoding ankyrin repeat-containing protein At5g02620-like — protein MATEGQQLGGRIDPDAFKAAVTRLRIDQQLSSQLKAALNNITPGGENTLLHLAASVGNLHFIQQLLQLNRQLLKETDPEVKPLLVNATNAEKDTALHLAAQGGFSNVVKILLQQPESGVDLRNKLDETALFKAYESGNLETVKAIFDASPSSLLESTVHKRNCLSVAVNRGDSDLVDHILNLSDAKQLIQRKDELGNTALHIAVERNYVHIIKKLIKFEAELCYWVNDSQETPICVAAKLGHLEAVQELINERPDAVEIRNSCGMNVLHLAALVRQVRIVDYLNEEVGLSYLVNKGLDKPPHEEPLRSGGKTDPAEKKDPKDEPVKSGGNTDAGEMKSPFSRISEGDTPLHIAAKKKDLNMVKSLLCIAGINKFAVNKAGLTAFDIVRENTHYHESDKIISVLASYPSNRKPFLYSAPKVSAEKHEVAVEMVDKTYEDRRNTELVVAVLLATMSFTAAFTAPGSFMTDDGNGNGDSKGSGISPAPAPGTGSDKSLGSPILLPLASFKVFLIFDCVAFFLSLLVVLMWQMSTPITTGNKVLFLCITNLLVCATFAFTAYGFMLAVYAMLSNMNPELAWFILGACLIICFCGNFTFFYMAAKFTVKKARFNHLNGLLPFLSDRLGEYVWIKLERWGLLDLVRRSKTKWLAILYYHSNENDK, from the exons ATGGCCACTGAGGGTCAACAACTCGGCGGAAGGATCGATCCTGACGCCTTCAAAGCTGCGGTAACGCGTTTAAGGATCGATCAACAACTGAGTTCCCAACTTAAAGCAGCTCTCAACAATATTACACCTGGAGGGGAAAATACTCTTCTCCATTTGGCTGCTAGTGTAGGAAATCTACACTTCATTCAACAGCTCCTGCAACTCAATCGTCAACTTCTGAAGGAAACCGATCCCGAAGTGAAGCCTCTGCTTGTGAATGCTACCAATGCCGAAAAGGATACTGCGTTACACTTGGCTGCGCAGGGAGGTTTCTCCAACGTTGTGAAGATTCTACTCCAACAACCAGAAAGTGGTGTGGATCTCCGCAATAAGCTTGATGAAACAGCTTTGTTCAAAGCCTACGAAAGCGGCAATTTAGAGACAGTGAAGGCAATATTTGACGCATCTCCGTCGAGCTTACTCGAAAGTACGGTGCACAAGAGGAACTGTTTATCTGTTGCAGTAAACAGAGGAGATTCAG atctagttgatcatatactAAATTTATCAGATGCGAAGCAGTTAATCCAACGTAAGGACGAACTTGGCAACACAGCTCTGCATATAGCTGTTGAAAGAAACTACGTGCATATAATAAAGAAGTTAATAAAATTTGAGGCCGAACTGTGTTATTGGGTTAATGACAGCCAAGAAACTCCCATCTGTGTGGCAGCGAAATTGGGTCATCTGGAAGCAGTACAAGAGTTGATAAATGAGAGGCCAGACGCTGTCGAAATACGGAATAGTTGTGGAATGAACGTTCTGCACTTAGCTGCCCTAGTTAGGCAAGTGCGAATTGTTGATTACCTGAACGAAGAGGTAGGCTTATCATACTTGGTCAACAAGGGACTTGACAAACCTCCACATGAAGAGCCTCTGCGAAGTGGAGGAAAGACAGATCCGGCTGAAAAGAAAGATCCAAAAGATGAGCCCGTGAAAAGTGGAGGAAACACAGATGCGGGTGAAATGAAATCTCCTTTTTCGAGGATAAGTGAAGGAGACACACCACTGCATATTGCAGCAAAGAAAAAAGACTTGAAT ATGGTGAAGTCGTTGCTTTGTATAGCGGGGATAAACAAGTTTGCTGTCAACAAGGCAGGCTTAACGGCCTTTGATATCGTGAGAGAGAACACGCACTATCACGAATCTGACAAGATAATTTCAGTTCTGGCCAGTTATCCTTCCAATCGCAAGCCATTCTTGTACAGCGCTCCAAAGGTGAGTGCAGAGAAACATGAGGTTGCTGTTGAGATGGTGGACAAAACATATGAGGACAGGCGCAACACAGAACTAGTGGTGGCAGTTCTATTAGCGACAATGTCATTTACGGCAGCTTTCACTGCTCCGGGCAGTTTCATGACGGACGATGGGAATGGAAATGGGGACTCAAAGGGATCGGGAATTTCGCCTGCGCCTGCGCCTGGAACTGGCTCAGACAAGAGTTTAGGTTCGCCGATTCTGCTTCCGTTGGCCTCCTTCAAGGTTTTTCTCATCTTTGATTGTGTGGCATTCTTTCTGTCGCTCTTAGTGGTGCTGATGTGGCAGATGAGTACACCTATTACCACGGGAAATAAGGTATTGTTCCTCTGTATTACCAACCTATTGGTTTGTGCCACGTTTGCCTTTACGGCCTATGGCTTCATGCTTGCAGTGTATGCCATGCTTTCCAACATGAATCCCGAGCTGGCTTGGTTCATTCTTGGGGCGTGCTTGATCATCTGCTTCTGTGGTAATTTCACTTTTTTCTACATGGCTGCAAAGTTTACAGTGAAGAAGGCTAGGTTTAACCACCTGAACGGTCTACTTCCTTTTCTTTCTGACCGTCTGGGGGAATACGTGTGGATAAAATTAGAAAGATGGGGGCTTTTGGACTTGGTGCGCCGGTCCAAAACCAAGTGGCTTGCTATCCTATACTACCATAGCAATGAGAACGATAAATAA